One Vibrio taketomensis DNA window includes the following coding sequences:
- a CDS encoding tetratricopeptide repeat protein, giving the protein MKINVASFFSFSALFAALVTHANPAHLTWESAYADAVAKNDKRALSLLQDRYDALPAGVEKLYISSKLHGFMLLHGQPYFGNNNANAIDGKFATQEKLFINALNSEEQLNFISAREGYLSLLEDVELSNSINGKILFEYHLCRVLNRQALYHQADIYCSSLNTHIQDVDQPILPKYLALRVIANNQEFLGHYPLALDTYQQLLSIIPDYEDASGIYNDAGLLLANLGSFTQAEEYINKALKIREQLSQPLKLAQTHHSMGKVKLKQSEYSSAITHFSQSKHLSQRLNYPYGVTFADLGLGEAYIGTGNFEVGTSHLLAALDNATKQDNAQIRGEIYLALARTHKEQNKYIAAHDFAEHAHSLGKNVASERLSAQALALLAEISEHQKNYDKALGYYREYAKSELQKRDKDNANAFIALESTRRDNESKSKVERLEHQNSKLIAENALLGKQLMLALLSVFTLAFIVIALMFYYNRKYAQLSWDAIGKALNRSSCIEKVKAQKAPHLEH; this is encoded by the coding sequence ATGAAAATCAACGTAGCCAGTTTTTTCTCCTTTAGTGCCCTGTTCGCAGCGCTAGTCACTCATGCAAACCCAGCACATTTAACCTGGGAGTCGGCCTACGCGGATGCCGTCGCGAAAAATGACAAACGTGCACTTTCCTTACTTCAAGACCGCTACGACGCATTACCTGCCGGCGTTGAAAAACTCTATATCAGTAGTAAGCTACATGGATTTATGCTGCTGCATGGGCAACCCTACTTTGGTAACAACAACGCTAACGCTATTGACGGTAAGTTCGCCACTCAAGAAAAGCTCTTTATTAATGCCCTTAACAGTGAAGAACAACTTAATTTTATCTCTGCTAGAGAGGGCTACCTGTCGCTATTAGAAGATGTTGAGTTAAGTAATTCAATCAATGGCAAGATCCTCTTTGAGTACCATCTATGTCGAGTGTTAAACCGCCAAGCTCTTTACCATCAAGCGGATATCTATTGCTCTTCACTCAATACGCATATTCAAGATGTTGACCAGCCTATATTACCCAAATACCTTGCACTTCGCGTTATCGCTAACAACCAAGAGTTTTTGGGTCACTATCCACTCGCGTTAGATACATACCAACAGCTTCTCTCCATTATTCCCGACTATGAAGATGCGTCGGGAATTTATAACGACGCAGGTTTACTACTCGCGAATTTAGGCAGCTTCACACAAGCTGAAGAGTACATAAATAAAGCCCTGAAGATTCGAGAACAGTTATCTCAACCTCTCAAGCTCGCTCAAACGCATCACAGTATGGGGAAAGTAAAACTAAAACAGTCAGAATACTCATCAGCGATTACGCATTTCAGCCAGTCAAAACATCTATCGCAACGACTAAACTACCCTTACGGCGTAACGTTTGCTGATCTAGGTTTGGGAGAAGCCTATATTGGCACCGGGAATTTTGAGGTGGGAACATCACATCTGCTTGCAGCGTTAGACAATGCTACCAAACAAGATAATGCACAAATTCGCGGTGAAATTTATCTCGCTCTCGCGCGCACCCACAAAGAGCAAAACAAGTATATTGCCGCCCATGACTTTGCTGAACATGCCCACAGCTTAGGTAAAAATGTGGCCAGCGAGAGACTCTCGGCTCAAGCACTTGCACTGCTAGCGGAGATATCTGAACATCAAAAAAACTATGACAAAGCACTCGGATACTACCGAGAGTACGCAAAATCCGAATTGCAAAAACGAGATAAAGACAACGCTAATGCATTTATCGCCCTAGAGTCGACTCGCAGAGACAATGAAAGCAAATCAAAGGTCGAGAGACTTGAACACCAGAATTCAAAACTGATTGCCGAAAATGCATTGCTAGGTAAACAGTTAATGTTGGCACTGCTCTCGGTATTTACATTGGCATTCATTGTTATTGCTTTGATGTTTTACTACAACCGTAAATACGCCCAACTCTCATGGGACGCGATTGGTAAGGCTCTAAATCGAAGCAGCTGTATTGAAAAAGTGAAAGCACAGAAAGCGCCTCACTTAGAGCACTAA
- a CDS encoding DUF2750 domain-containing protein, which produces MSKLTADIDANLALFIEETKANQLVWGLRNEEGWLSCDSTEFEESEVMPFWSSKEDAETHNVEEWADFEVLEIPLDIFVEDWLLTLDEDGVLVGTNWNGNLEGKEVEPSELAKMYL; this is translated from the coding sequence ATGAGCAAATTAACTGCTGATATCGATGCAAACCTAGCGCTATTCATTGAAGAAACCAAAGCTAACCAATTAGTTTGGGGTCTACGTAATGAAGAAGGTTGGCTATCGTGTGACTCAACTGAATTCGAAGAGAGCGAAGTGATGCCTTTCTGGTCATCAAAAGAAGACGCAGAAACACACAACGTTGAAGAATGGGCAGATTTTGAGGTGCTTGAGATTCCTCTAGACATCTTTGTTGAAGATTGGCTACTAACATTAGATGAAGATGGCGTTCTAGTTGGTACTAACTGGAATGGCAATCTTGAAGGTAAAGAAGTCGAGCCTTCTGAACTGGCTAAAATGTACCTGTAA
- a CDS encoding OmpA family protein produces MKKVAFALSSIILTTAGCVSSDSEYDYIPTPKPIQIADLVDDDSDGVINARDLCELTPQGAEINNEGCGRLVETSDSLGLHILFENDSSEILPIFKQQIAQMADFLKQYPETSIEIQGFASKVGDEDYNLALSKRRAKNVELELESYGISPQRVSIIGYGENKLENDGDDELSHARNRKVVANVAGHKGEVVKEWTIFTRLDK; encoded by the coding sequence ATGAAAAAAGTTGCATTTGCCCTTTCGTCTATCATTTTAACAACAGCCGGTTGTGTGAGCAGTGATAGTGAATATGACTATATTCCCACACCTAAGCCAATTCAAATCGCTGACCTAGTAGACGATGACAGCGATGGCGTGATCAACGCGCGAGACCTATGTGAATTAACGCCGCAAGGCGCAGAAATCAACAACGAAGGCTGTGGCCGACTCGTCGAAACGTCTGACTCGCTTGGTCTTCATATTCTATTTGAGAATGACTCTAGTGAGATACTGCCGATTTTCAAACAACAAATCGCTCAAATGGCCGATTTCCTCAAGCAGTACCCTGAAACCTCGATCGAAATTCAGGGTTTTGCCAGTAAAGTTGGCGATGAAGACTACAACCTTGCCCTTTCTAAACGTCGAGCAAAAAACGTTGAGCTAGAGCTTGAGTCTTATGGCATTTCACCTCAACGTGTTTCTATCATCGGTTATGGTGAAAACAAACTTGAAAACGATGGTGATGATGAACTCAGTCACGCTCGCAATCGCAAAGTAGTTGCCAATGTGGCTGGTCACAAAGGCGAAGTTGTTAAGGAATGGACAATTTTTACACGACTGGATAAATAA
- a CDS encoding TolC family outer membrane protein, with protein MKIIKLSTLALICGVSFNASSQTLEQAVSLTITNNPEIKAAFNEFKSKYYEAEASEGAYLPSLDLDAGIGYESVDLASGIENDLTRKDASLSLTQLLWDGNATINDMSRTAADAESVRYQLLADASDMALQVARVYLDATKAYEILKLSEANLAIHKQIHRDIKRRVESGIGSTADLSQVEARLAKAHGNLIAAQNNLFDTHTQFQRLVGQSPQGLIFPRADINALPPTLQAGLEQAFENNPVIKVSQVDVDSARFQFQQRKGNYYPTVSLEAAQTWRDDAGGIEGSSDELSAMLRLKYNLYNGGSDKDIADSAAYQLNKAKDFRDRTFRSVEEGLRLSWSALDLTVQQKEFLQDHVDAASETVIAYEKQYKIGKRTLLDVLNTENELFEARKGYIDAKYDEQFAKYRVFNATGVLLDALRVDTPSEWHEAVEY; from the coding sequence GTGAAAATAATAAAGCTCAGCACACTAGCTCTAATTTGTGGGGTTAGTTTTAACGCTTCAAGCCAAACTTTAGAACAAGCCGTCTCACTGACTATTACAAATAACCCTGAAATTAAAGCCGCATTTAACGAGTTCAAGAGTAAATACTATGAAGCGGAAGCATCTGAAGGTGCATATTTGCCTTCTTTAGATTTAGACGCAGGCATTGGTTATGAATCCGTCGATCTCGCATCCGGGATCGAAAATGACTTAACGAGAAAAGACGCATCATTGAGCCTCACTCAATTACTTTGGGACGGAAACGCAACCATTAACGACATGTCTCGCACCGCTGCAGACGCCGAGTCAGTGCGCTATCAATTGCTCGCTGACGCCTCTGATATGGCACTTCAAGTGGCGCGTGTTTATTTAGATGCCACAAAAGCTTACGAAATCCTAAAACTGTCCGAAGCAAATTTAGCAATCCATAAACAGATACACCGTGACATTAAACGCCGTGTAGAATCAGGTATCGGCTCAACTGCTGACTTGTCTCAAGTTGAAGCGCGCCTAGCTAAAGCACACGGTAATTTGATCGCCGCGCAAAATAACCTCTTTGATACGCACACTCAATTTCAACGTTTGGTTGGTCAATCACCTCAAGGCCTCATTTTTCCACGAGCGGACATCAATGCACTTCCGCCAACCCTTCAAGCAGGCTTAGAGCAAGCGTTTGAAAATAATCCTGTCATCAAAGTTTCTCAAGTCGACGTTGACTCCGCTCGCTTTCAATTCCAACAACGTAAAGGCAATTATTACCCAACCGTGTCCCTTGAAGCTGCACAGACTTGGCGAGATGATGCTGGTGGCATTGAAGGCAGCAGTGATGAACTATCAGCGATGCTGCGCCTAAAATACAACTTGTATAACGGTGGTAGCGATAAAGACATTGCAGATAGCGCCGCCTATCAACTCAACAAAGCAAAAGACTTCCGCGACCGTACTTTCCGCTCGGTTGAAGAAGGGTTGAGACTCTCTTGGAGCGCTTTAGACTTAACGGTACAGCAAAAAGAATTTTTACAAGACCATGTCGATGCCGCATCGGAAACGGTCATCGCTTATGAAAAACAATACAAGATAGGTAAACGCACATTGCTTGATGTTCTCAACACTGAAAATGAGCTATTTGAAGCTCGCAAAGGTTATATCGACGCTAAGTATGATGAGCAGTTTGCGAAGTATCGCGTTTTTAACGCCACGGGTGTTCTGCTAGATGCTCTAAGAGTCGACACGCCAAGTGAATGGCACGAAGCAGTGGAGTATTAA
- a CDS encoding GGDEF domain-containing protein: MGDQLLRDAVTNIAKHLKSGDFIGRLGGEELLVLLKEVDEIDVEFRVQQLHSAIAHSAPQTNNFQPVSLSASCSYLATSKALSDFNELYAILDQALCQIKRKGNNQIIDAFNAPIYPTTDDSPTEVYPQEMPSLL, from the coding sequence CTGGGCGACCAGCTTTTAAGAGACGCGGTAACAAACATTGCGAAACATCTTAAGTCCGGTGATTTTATCGGTCGATTAGGTGGAGAAGAATTGCTGGTACTACTAAAAGAAGTTGATGAAATCGATGTTGAGTTCCGTGTACAACAACTTCACAGTGCCATCGCACACAGTGCTCCTCAGACAAACAACTTCCAACCTGTTTCACTGTCAGCCAGTTGTTCATATCTTGCCACGTCTAAAGCGTTAAGTGATTTTAATGAGTTGTATGCCATCTTAGATCAAGCGCTTTGCCAAATTAAGCGCAAAGGAAATAATCAGATCATAGACGCGTTTAACGCGCCTATTTACCCAACGACTGACGACTCACCTACTGAAGTTTACCCACAAGAGATGCCATCACTTCTTTAG